The Bacteroides acidifaciens genome includes a region encoding these proteins:
- a CDS encoding EFR1 family ferrodoxin (N-terminal region resembles flavodoxins. C-terminal ferrodoxin region binds two 4Fe-4S clusters.) → MIFYFSGTGNSKWIANQLSKEQKEDLVFIPDTLRNGTSEFCLREDEKVGFVFPIYSWAPPAIVLRFIQKLSLKGYNGQYLFFVCSCGDDIGLTQKVLTKTLKYKGWECHADFSVTMPNNYVLLPGFDVDNKELERKKLAESIPSLKRINTLISRKECVFSCYEGSIPFIKTRIINPLFNRFQMSPANFYATNACIGCKCCEKSCPVKNITIVEGKPVWGKDCTSCLACYHVCPRQAVQYGRRTKGKGQYFNPNSGY, encoded by the coding sequence ATGATATTTTATTTCTCTGGTACAGGCAATTCTAAGTGGATCGCTAATCAGCTATCCAAGGAACAAAAAGAAGATTTAGTGTTTATTCCCGATACGTTAAGGAATGGAACGTCGGAGTTTTGTCTACGGGAAGATGAAAAGGTGGGATTTGTGTTTCCAATTTATTCATGGGCACCGCCTGCGATTGTTTTACGCTTTATTCAAAAACTTTCTCTGAAAGGATATAATGGGCAATATCTGTTTTTTGTCTGTTCATGTGGAGATGATATTGGGCTTACTCAGAAGGTCTTGACGAAAACATTAAAATATAAAGGGTGGGAGTGTCATGCCGATTTTTCTGTGACTATGCCCAATAATTATGTATTGCTTCCGGGCTTTGATGTGGATAATAAAGAACTGGAAAGGAAAAAACTGGCGGAGAGTATTCCGAGTCTTAAAAGGATAAATACGTTGATAAGTAGGAAAGAATGTGTGTTCTCCTGTTATGAAGGGAGTATTCCTTTTATCAAGACAAGAATAATCAATCCTTTATTTAACCGTTTTCAGATGTCGCCTGCGAATTTCTATGCTACAAATGCCTGTATTGGATGCAAATGTTGCGAGAAGAGTTGTCCGGTGAAGAATATAACTATTGTGGAAGGGAAGCCTGTGTGGGGAAAAGACTGTACCTCATGCCTGGCATGTTATCATGTATGTCCTCGGCAAGCAGTGCAATATGGGAGAAGAACAAAAGGAAAAGGGCAATATTTCAACCCCAACTCCGGTTATTGA
- the xpt gene encoding xanthine phosphoribosyltransferase, protein MLQDGKCYEGGILKVDSFINHQMDPVLMKSIGVEFVRRFAATNVNKIMTIEASGIAPAIMTGYLMDLPVVFAKKKSPKTIQNALSTTVHSFTKDRDYEVVISADFLTPNDNVLFVDDFLAYGNAALGILDLIKQSGANLVGMGFIIEKAFQNGRKILEEQGVRVESLAIIEDLSHCCIKIQNQ, encoded by the coding sequence ATTCTGCAAGACGGAAAATGCTACGAAGGGGGTATCCTAAAAGTGGATAGTTTTATCAATCATCAAATGGACCCTGTTCTGATGAAATCAATCGGAGTTGAGTTTGTGCGCCGTTTTGCAGCCACAAATGTAAATAAAATCATGACAATCGAAGCCAGTGGCATTGCTCCGGCGATCATGACAGGATACTTGATGGATTTACCTGTCGTATTCGCCAAGAAAAAATCTCCTAAAACAATTCAGAATGCACTAAGCACCACTGTGCACTCATTTACCAAAGACCGTGACTATGAAGTTGTTATCAGTGCTGATTTTCTCACACCTAACGATAATGTACTCTTTGTAGATGATTTCCTTGCCTACGGTAACGCTGCATTAGGTATTCTCGACCTCATCAAGCAGTCCGGGGCCAATCTGGTAGGAATGGGATTCATTATCGAAAAAGCCTTCCAAAATGGCCGCAAAATATTAGAGGAACAAGGAGTTAGAGTAGAAAGCTTGGCTATTATTGAAGACTTGTCTCACTGCTGCATTAAAATCCAAAATCAATAA